The DNA segment AGCTGAAGCTGGAAGGTTTTTTTGCCACCGCCCGCGCCGAAAACAACACGATCATCCATGGCGGCCAGCCAATGGATTGGCAGGGTTGCTATGTCGAGCCCACGATCATTCTCGCCAACAGCATCAACGACACGCTGCTCACCGAAGAGACCTTCGGCCCCATCGCCACGTTCCTGCCCTACGACGACGAGGATGAGTTGCTGGCGTTGATAAACCACACCGCTGGCGGCCTCAGCGCCAGCCTGTGGACCAACGACCTGGGCAAGGCGCTGCGCATGGTCCCGGCGATCAACGCCGGCACGGTATGGGTGAATATGCACACCCTGCTCGACCCGGCCGTGCCGTTCGGTGGCAACAAATCCTCGGGGATTGGCCGGGAGTTTGGCAGCGCGTTTATCGAGGACTACACCGAACTCAAGTCGGTGATGATGCGCTATTGATCACCCCGGGATCAGCGCCTCCGCCTCGATCTCGATCAACCACTCGGGCAGCGACAGGCCGCTGACGATGATCCATGACGACGGCGGCGGATTGTCGGGGAAACGCTCGCGCAGCGCGGCAGCGATAGGCTCCTGCTGATCGCGGGCGGACTCGACGATATACAGGCGCAGCATGATCACATGGGACAGATCGCCCTCGGCCGCGGCCAGGACCTTTTCAATATTGTCTAGGGCGGTGGCGGTCTGCTCGGCGATGCCGGGGCCGACGGTGCGCTCGTCAGCATCCACCCCCACCTGGCCGGACAAGAGAATGCGCCGGCCCTCGCGCACTTCCATGGCCTGGCTGAAACCGTATTGCAGGGAGTTGAAGACTGTCGGGGGATTGATGGTTTTTCGTTGCATGACGACTCCTTGTTGTCTGTAGGAAATAAGGCTACCTCAAGTGTTTTTTCGGCTCTTGGAGAAGTTGCCGATTTCAACATCCAGAAACAGAACACCTTGCAATCCACCCTCCCCCTACCTATATTCGCGCCAGGCGCCATCTACGCCACCTTCCGCGGAAAGGGCCGCGCCCAGGACATGACTGCATACCTCATCACTACGACTCCCAACCTTAAAGCGGACAAGGTTTGTGCAAGGAGATCGTATGTCGCAACGCCCCGCCTCATCGGCCACTGACGGCCGTATCAACCTTGAGCAGCAGCGCAAGCGCGCCAAGGAACTGTTGCAGCGCCTGAAACACGGCACCGCGCCCACTGAACTGGCGCTGCTTGCCAACCCGCACCCGACGCTTTCCGATGCCCAATGGCTGATTGCCCGGCAACTGGGTTTCAGCAGTTGGCCCAAGCTCAAGGCCCATGTGGAAGCAGTGGATTTTGCCGCCAACCACCCCGGTTTCGAAGCCAGCGATGAAGCGCGCACCACCCATTGGCGCTGCGGCAATGATATTGCCCACAGCCTTGGCGTGGCGGGGTTCAAGGGGCGGTTTCGGATGCTCAGCGACCCGCTGTGCATGGGCCCGGTCCAGACCTTGCCTGGCGAGGCCTACCGGGCGATGCGGGCGCGCTTCATCGGCCAGGCGTTTACCCTGGATGTGGCAGATGCCGCACGCCGCCTGGACGATGAGTACAGCCATCTTGAAGAGCTGGGCAGCGCCGACCACAGCGTGTTGTGGTGCGAAGCGGATGCCTATGACCAACTGTTCCTGATCCGTGCCCTGGCAGGTCTTCAGCACACGCCGGCCAGGCTGGAGTTGATCGCGGTCGACCGCATTCCCGGCGTGCAGCGCTTTATCGGCATCGGGCAATTGGCCCCGCAGGTGTTGGCCTGGCTGTGGCCCCAGCGCCGGCCAGTTGACGAGCCCATGCGCCAATTGGCGCGGCAGGCGTGGGCGGCCTATTGCGACAGCTCGCCCGTGGCCCTGGCACAGTTGGCCCGCAACCCCCTCCCCGCCTTGCCCTTGCTGGCCCCGGCACTGCGCCGACAGTTGCAGGAGTTGCCCGGCGCTCGCGATGGCTTGTCGCTGACCGAGCGCCTGGCCCTGCAGTATCTGGTAGAAGTCGGCCCCACGCCGTTTGCCCGGGTGTTCGCCGAGCTGATGGCCAAGCGTGAACCCCTGCCCTACCTCGGCGACATGATGTTCCATGCCCTGATGCGGCCGCTGATCGACGGGGCCTCTCCTTTGCTGACTGAGTCCGACAGCCACCTACCCTGGCCTGGCCGCACACTGGCGCTGACGCCCCTGGGCCACCAGGTGTTGAGTGGCAGCGAGTACTGGCCCGATCATGCAAGCCACGAGCGCTGGGTCGGTGGCGTGCAGATCGTAGCGGGGCAGCCGCACTGGACGATCGACGACAAGGGCGTGCCAGCCTGGCGGACCTAACGCCCCTGGCTGAGCATCTGCAGGTTCATCGCCACGAGCTTGCGCCGCTTGGACAAGGGCTTGCCGGCGTGTTTATGCAAGGTGCACAGCTCGAGGTCATCCTCGATGACCAGGATGCGTGCGGAAGGAGATGGCATAGGCGGCAGATGATAACCGTTCACAATTAGGCCAGTTTCTCACCCGGGGAAACATTGCGCAACGAACGTGGCGTATTGGGCTGTGTGAACGCGGATTATCAATATTTTGAAGAAACTGATTGCATCGAACCTGGGCTTTTTCAGTTAAACGCCAGCAATCAAGCTATCTCCTCGTTAGGTCACGTCACCAGATGCAGGAGAATCATCATGTCGAAAGCCACCGTCAGCCAGTTCATGCACACCCTCCATCAACGCCTCACCGAGTTGTGGGATACCTGTGCCCGCGCTGGGGGAGCACGCTCATGACCCGTTTGCTGCTGGGCGCCGCCATGCTGGCACTGCTTGCCGGGTGCGCCACCGTCAAACAGCCCGAGTTGGACGTCGCGGTCCAAAGCTCCGGGCAGATCTGGAACGCCGTAGCGCACTACAGCGGCCGCACGTTTCTCTCGGGGCCACGCTGGACCGGGACCCAGGGGCCACAACTGACGGCAATCGACCAAAATGGCCAGCGCGCTGCCTATCCAAGCGGTGCCTGGAACAGTTGGGCACCAGGGCGGGATGCTGCCAACGTCTTCGTGAACATCAATGCCCTGCGCCTGGAGGGCGACAAACTGTGGGTGGTGGATACCGGATCGCCCGAATTCGGCGGCAACCCTGTCAGCCAAGGCGCAAAGCTGGTGTGTATCGACCTGCCTACAAACCAGGTGGTTCGCACCTACTTCTTCGGGCCGGATATCGCCATGGCCGGCAGCTACGTGGACGACGTCCGCTTCAGCGCCGGCAAGGCCTTCCTCACCGATGCGGGAAATGCCGGCATTATTGTCGTCGACCTGAAGACCGGCGAAGCCCGGCGCGTGCTGAACCAGCATGCCTCAGTGGTCGCCCGGCCCGACCGGGACTTGATCCTCAGCAACCAGGTGGTCAAGGCCCCCAACGGCCAACCCCTGCGCGTCAACGCCGACCCGCTGGAAGTCAGCATTGACGGCGTCTGGCTGTACTATGGCGCGCTGCAAGGCCCGTGGTTCAAGGTGCGGATCCAGGACCTTGCGAACCCGGCCCTGCCCCCGGAACAACTGGCCGCGCGGGTAGAATTCTTTGCCGATATACCGGCAACGGGAGGTTCGGTCATGGATGCACAGGGCAACCTGTACTTTTCCGACCTGGCCCACGACGCCATGCGCGTGCGCCGCCCTGACGGACAGATCGAAACCCTGATCGTGGACAAGCGCCTGCATTGGGTTGACGCGCCCTTCCTGGACAAGGACGGGACGTTGTGGCTGCCCACTCCACAAATGGACCGCGTAGCCCTGTTCAACAAGGGTAAATCCCTGGTGCAGTGGCCGGTGGGGGTTTATCGCTTATCGATACAGCGCTGATAAGCGCGACTGCAGATTGCTTAACGCTTTCACATCCCTTTCACAGTCGGGCGCCTAAGGTGATCCCAGCTCCTAGTGAAAACCTTTAAGCCCGCACTCCCCATCGCGGGCTTTTCTTTGTCTGGGATTTGGCTGAAAGCGGGGTGCCCGGCATCTGCATGCCGGGCCAGGAAAGTGCAACTACAACAATACCGTAGCCAGCATCCCCAGCGCCCCCAGGCAAAAGCCGATCAATGCGCCGCGCCCAGGTGCCTCATGGAACAGCGCCCAGACCACCACAGACTCCAGTAGCAACAAGGACGTGACCGAGACCACGGTGACGATCCAGATATCACCGACCGCCACATACCCCAGCCAATAGGCGCTCAACAGGCAAAGCCCGGCAAAGCACATCAGCACTACAGGCATGATGAATGCCTGCCATGAACCGTCGCCGGCATGGGCCAGCCTGGCGGTGACTACCTCGCTGTAGATTGCACAAAACTCACCGATCACCATCAACCCTAGAGCAAAAACTCCGAGTAGTTCTTTGGACATATCAAAAACTCCTTCGTATTCAGCGCAATGTTTTTCAGCTCCCAGCGCGCGATGCCGCTCACCAGGGAGTTGTTGCAGTGATACGACGCAGCCTTGAACAGGCCTGAATTACCGAAGTGCTTTTGCATGCTCATGTCCTTCAACGGGTGTGAGTCGGCTCAGCCCCAACTAAGGAGGGCTGGCTCAGATCATACGTTCCGTTGAGCGGCGTGAACAACCAACACTAGAGTGCCGGTATAGATGAGGCCGCGATCGCCAGGGCCAGCTGTGCGTCAGACATCAGCGGCGGCGTGTAGGTCGAGCGATAAAACCTGCTTGCCTGCTCGAACTGTGCACCCCGGATCTCACCATCGGAGCCAATGAACGCCAGCGCGTCACTTTTGGAGGATTTGAAAAGCTCTGGAATGTAGGAAGTACCGGCGGTGGCTCCCGAGGTAATCACAAAGGGCGCTACCGAGGTGAGCATAAGCGCCCCCTGGAACGGGTTATTGTTTTCGGCGGCCACAGCGGGGTTGCCAATCGACACCAGGAGGACGATTGCCAGGGGTTTGCAGAAATCCATGGGTGATTGCTTCCGTGCGTTCAGAGGGGCGCCACGATAACAGAGTTGGGCGGTCCATCACGCAGGTGTCGCAGGAGCATGCCCGGGAACGTGTACCACACGCCCCCGGGCACGCTAGGTCACGGCTTGAGTTCAAACAACGCCGGCATTGGCGGCCATTCGGAAGGTACCTTGCGGAAGTGGCTGAACCCGGCGGCTTGCGCCATCTGCCGTGCGCGCTTCTCGCCCATGAACGCCCCCAGCCCTGCCCCACCGTGGGACAGCGAGCAGGTCATGCAATACAGGGTGCTCTGCGGATACATCACTCGACCGAACAGGTTCATGTTCTCGTGAAGCTCTTCGGACAGGTTGAGCTCGACCATCAGGTAGGTGCCGTCTTCGGCCGTCGCGGCGCGCAGGTCCTTGAGCATCTGCTGAGGATCGGTGGCATCGTGGATCACCACGAAGGTGGTCACGAAGTCGAATTGCTGGCCTCGCAAGGCATCCGAATCGTTCACCTCGAATTGCACCCGGTCACCGACCCCGGCTGCCTCGGCATTGGCCCGTGCCAGCTCGATGGAAGGCAGGTGAAAGTCGCAGCCGACAATCCGGGCCTCAGGGTACGCCTTGGCCATGGTGATCGCCGCAAGGCCGGCGCCGCAACCGAAATCCAGGACACTGCCGCCGGTCTTGAGCTTCTCTTCGACGCCGTCCAGGGAAGGAATCCAGTGCTGGACCAAGTAGTGCTTGTACCAAGGCATGGTCATGCGCTCCATGCCTTTCCAGGTTTCCAGCGGAAACGCCTCTTCGGCGCAACCACCACCGTGGCGAAAAGCTTCGATGACCTTGGGCGCCATGCTCACGAACGGCACACTCAGCTGAATGATCCCACCGGCAAAATAGGGCGAGTCTTCATCGGCGAGAACCGGCACAAATTCAGCGGGCATCTGGTAGCTACGGGTTTGCGCGTCATAGGTCACATAGCTGCCGGTGACCATGCTGCCCAGCCATTCGCGCAAATAGCGTGCGTTGTAGCCGGTCTTCTGCGCCAGCTGTTCCAGGGTCACGGCCTCACCGTCGGCCAGTGCCTTGAACAGGCCAAGCTGGTCACCGATGTAGAGCATCGCACCGCGCAGTGTGTTGCCGTAATCCTCCATGATCCGCGCGGAAAACTGCTGGACCTTGGTTTTATCAACTTCCATAACCTTAGACATCTGTCTCTCCTTGATAAGTTTGCAAGCCTGCTCATTGAGCAAGGGTCAGCGGTCCGTCAGTTTGGACAGCACGTTATCGACAATGCGTTCGGACATGCCCAGATGGCTTCTGGGCTCGAACAGCCGCGCCAGGACGCCTGCATCCATGACAGCGACCACCCGGGTATCGGCCTCGATCGCCGTGCGGATCGACACGTGATCGCGCTGGCTCGCCTGGGACACTTCGAAGATGATTTGGTAGGCGCTGCTCTTGCCGAGCTTGCGTGCCATTTCGAACACCACGGCTTCGGTGCAGATCGCATCGCCATAGCCCTGGGCGGTGCATTCCATCTTCTTGACGTTAACGGTCAGCCCGTCGATGGTCTCGGTCAGAATCGAGAGCGCCATCAGCGCATAGTGCGAAACGTCCGCCACCGCACACCACTCCAGGCGCGTGCCACGGTAATCGCGCTCGTGCTCGAGGATCATCGCGTCCAGCGCGAGCACGACCTGGGCCTTGGCTAACCGCGCCAGGACCACGACCTGCTCGCAGCCCTCGGGGTTGCGCTTGTGGGGCATGGTGCTGCTGCCGATCTGCTGATCGCTCCAGCCCACTTCCACCTCGCCGATTTCCCAGCGATTGAGCGTGCGGATTTCGTCGGCCACACGGGCCAGCGATGCCGTGACCATGGCCAAGGTACTGACGAACTCTGCGACACGGTCACGGGATACGTGCCATCCGGTCAGGGGTACTTGCAGCGACAAGCGCTGCGCAAAACGCTCCAGCATGGGCATCGCGTCCGGACCGAACGCCGCCATCGTGCCGACCCCGCCAAACAGCTGCACCACCAGCACTCGCTGGCG comes from the Pseudomonas shahriarae genome and includes:
- a CDS encoding RidA family protein produces the protein MQRKTINPPTVFNSLQYGFSQAMEVREGRRILLSGQVGVDADERTVGPGIAEQTATALDNIEKVLAAAEGDLSHVIMLRLYIVESARDQQEPIAAALRERFPDNPPPSSWIIVSGLSLPEWLIEIEAEALIPG
- a CDS encoding DUF1835 domain-containing protein codes for the protein MSQRPASSATDGRINLEQQRKRAKELLQRLKHGTAPTELALLANPHPTLSDAQWLIARQLGFSSWPKLKAHVEAVDFAANHPGFEASDEARTTHWRCGNDIAHSLGVAGFKGRFRMLSDPLCMGPVQTLPGEAYRAMRARFIGQAFTLDVADAARRLDDEYSHLEELGSADHSVLWCEADAYDQLFLIRALAGLQHTPARLELIAVDRIPGVQRFIGIGQLAPQVLAWLWPQRRPVDEPMRQLARQAWAAYCDSSPVALAQLARNPLPALPLLAPALRRQLQELPGARDGLSLTERLALQYLVEVGPTPFARVFAELMAKREPLPYLGDMMFHALMRPLIDGASPLLTESDSHLPWPGRTLALTPLGHQVLSGSEYWPDHASHERWVGGVQIVAGQPHWTIDDKGVPAWRT
- a CDS encoding L-dopachrome tautomerase-related protein; the encoded protein is MTRLLLGAAMLALLAGCATVKQPELDVAVQSSGQIWNAVAHYSGRTFLSGPRWTGTQGPQLTAIDQNGQRAAYPSGAWNSWAPGRDAANVFVNINALRLEGDKLWVVDTGSPEFGGNPVSQGAKLVCIDLPTNQVVRTYFFGPDIAMAGSYVDDVRFSAGKAFLTDAGNAGIIVVDLKTGEARRVLNQHASVVARPDRDLILSNQVVKAPNGQPLRVNADPLEVSIDGVWLYYGALQGPWFKVRIQDLANPALPPEQLAARVEFFADIPATGGSVMDAQGNLYFSDLAHDAMRVRRPDGQIETLIVDKRLHWVDAPFLDKDGTLWLPTPQMDRVALFNKGKSLVQWPVGVYRLSIQR
- a CDS encoding DUF2388 domain-containing protein, translated to MDFCKPLAIVLLVSIGNPAVAAENNNPFQGALMLTSVAPFVITSGATAGTSYIPELFKSSKSDALAFIGSDGEIRGAQFEQASRFYRSTYTPPLMSDAQLALAIAASSIPAL
- a CDS encoding methyltransferase domain-containing protein, whose product is MSKVMEVDKTKVQQFSARIMEDYGNTLRGAMLYIGDQLGLFKALADGEAVTLEQLAQKTGYNARYLREWLGSMVTGSYVTYDAQTRSYQMPAEFVPVLADEDSPYFAGGIIQLSVPFVSMAPKVIEAFRHGGGCAEEAFPLETWKGMERMTMPWYKHYLVQHWIPSLDGVEEKLKTGGSVLDFGCGAGLAAITMAKAYPEARIVGCDFHLPSIELARANAEAAGVGDRVQFEVNDSDALRGQQFDFVTTFVVIHDATDPQQMLKDLRAATAEDGTYLMVELNLSEELHENMNLFGRVMYPQSTLYCMTCSLSHGGAGLGAFMGEKRARQMAQAAGFSHFRKVPSEWPPMPALFELKP
- a CDS encoding class-II fumarase/aspartase family protein is translated as MDSQTLEKVARASCTARSEHLGLGHDGEQCRHEHSHILDSKTHGSGYAGPQSRKIFCSHCRLQRWLDVEAALAMAQADVNIIPLEAALEIEKAALLSGINVRQLAEGVAATGHSLMPLLSALQKNCSPSAREFVHYGATTQDIQDTAQSMEMRDVLDAMDLALETLLGKLSTLADAHRDSLMVARTHSIPALPTTFGLKVAGWIDELLRHRQRLAEARQRVLVVQLFGGVGTMAAFGPDAMPMLERFAQRLSLQVPLTGWHVSRDRVAEFVSTLAMVTASLARVADEIRTLNRWEIGEVEVGWSDQQIGSSTMPHKRNPEGCEQVVVLARLAKAQVVLALDAMILEHERDYRGTRLEWCAVADVSHYALMALSILTETIDGLTVNVKKMECTAQGYGDAICTEAVVFEMARKLGKSSAYQIIFEVSQASQRDHVSIRTAIEADTRVVAVMDAGVLARLFEPRSHLGMSERIVDNVLSKLTDR